Proteins encoded by one window of Flexibacter flexilis DSM 6793:
- a CDS encoding glycosyltransferase has protein sequence MKKIILTVTTDISYDQRMQRICATLHAAGYEVWLVGRLKKTSSPLPDFPYHTRRLKCFWEKGKFFYIEYNIRLFFWLLGQKFEAVCGIDLDTIAPAVLVGKLKGKKTLFDAHEYFTQVPELIGRPRTQRLWEWIEKRFVPRVDAAYTVSESLAKIFENQLHIPFGLVRNIGTPLAVEPAPTPDKSYLIYIGAVNAGRGLEQLIEAMQQIDYELYVCGDGDILEALKAQAVAQGVAHKVKFWGYVKPQDLHQLTTKARIGYLLLDNKSQSYYYSLANKFFDYIHAGIPQITSNFPEYQLINQRYKVAELVELRVTDIVASTQKLLQDENYYQKMAENARLAQKELCWENEQKTLLGIWEKVLGKS, from the coding sequence TTGAAAAAAATAATCCTGACCGTAACCACCGACATCAGCTACGACCAACGTATGCAACGCATTTGTGCCACGCTACACGCGGCAGGCTATGAGGTTTGGTTGGTGGGGCGGCTCAAAAAAACATCGTCTCCTCTACCCGATTTTCCGTACCACACGCGGCGGCTCAAATGCTTTTGGGAGAAGGGCAAATTTTTTTATATCGAATACAATATCAGGCTGTTTTTTTGGCTTTTGGGGCAAAAATTTGAGGCTGTTTGCGGCATAGACCTCGATACCATCGCGCCTGCCGTGCTGGTGGGCAAGCTCAAAGGCAAAAAAACGCTGTTTGATGCGCACGAATATTTCACGCAAGTACCCGAACTCATAGGCCGCCCGCGCACCCAACGCCTTTGGGAATGGATAGAAAAACGCTTCGTGCCGCGTGTAGATGCTGCCTACACGGTGAGCGAATCTTTAGCCAAAATATTTGAAAATCAATTACATATCCCTTTCGGTTTGGTGCGTAACATTGGCACGCCTTTAGCCGTAGAGCCTGCACCCACACCCGACAAATCGTATTTGATTTATATTGGGGCGGTCAATGCTGGGCGCGGCTTGGAACAACTCATTGAAGCCATGCAACAAATTGATTATGAGCTGTATGTATGCGGCGATGGCGACATTTTGGAAGCCCTAAAAGCCCAAGCCGTAGCGCAAGGCGTGGCGCACAAAGTGAAGTTTTGGGGATATGTGAAGCCGCAGGATTTACACCAACTCACGACCAAAGCCCGCATCGGTTATTTGCTTTTGGATAATAAAAGCCAGAGTTATTATTATTCGTTGGCCAACAAATTTTTTGATTACATACACGCAGGCATTCCGCAGATTACCAGCAATTTTCCTGAATATCAGCTTATTAACCAACGTTACAAAGTAGCTGAGTTGGTGGAATTGCGTGTGACCGACATCGTGGCCAGTACCCAAAAGCTACTGCAAGACGAAAATTATTACCAAAAAATGGCTGAAAATGCCCGATTGGCGCAAAAAGAACTTTGTTGGGAAAACGAGCAAAAAACTTTGTTGGGAATTTGGGAAAAAGTGTTGGGAAAAAGCTAA
- a CDS encoding DUF1987 domain-containing protein: protein MQTLIIEPSAKSPKVNFDQQTGVLELFGKSIPENAHDLYMPLLQWLDEYVQMPAPNTVFLFKLSYFNSSSTEYILEIMKRLETMHGKGHRVEVKWFHDQDDEDMEQVGADFRMMLQLPIDMVVNEDDEDELPARW, encoded by the coding sequence ATGCAAACGCTTATCATAGAGCCTTCCGCCAAATCTCCCAAAGTAAATTTTGACCAACAAACAGGTGTATTGGAACTTTTCGGCAAGTCCATTCCCGAAAACGCACACGATTTGTATATGCCTCTGTTGCAGTGGTTGGATGAATACGTACAGATGCCAGCTCCTAATACCGTTTTTTTGTTTAAATTATCGTACTTTAATTCTAGCTCAACGGAGTATATTCTCGAAATAATGAAGCGATTGGAGACCATGCACGGCAAAGGCCACCGCGTGGAGGTGAAATGGTTTCATGACCAAGACGACGAAGATATGGAACAAGTGGGCGCGGATTTTCGCATGATGCTTCAGTTGCCAATTGATATGGTCGTGAACGAAGACGACGAAGACGAGCTGCCAGCACGTTGGTAA
- a CDS encoding T9SS type A sorting domain-containing protein, with the protein MRKLCLLLLFGLVAIISRAQTPQNATVLGFDRLIYTDSLPHSSTRTYYVAADITLSGNIRLQNVRFLLKSNFRRNQIADLQYNKNIHKAGGTAYGTNIQLCGANVILQNCMLTAADSGMWGGLYVADSSSVLQLNGCRISDSYHGIVQLTESCLKVENSTFRNNYVSLQLAGRHDTLRHNNFSSRPSAMKMPLDSVSLDEHFISQMHLKNTDGQELYLLSKQFENNLFDKAVVSMFVTEKHKINIKHCVFGNCEVSSIYVRNGELNVIQSDFNLKEMKNSSFGSRQLPFKIPAAGQCFGMISEHGQSDLSGVNMTETDSQHIGYYGFNGDINAVESEFVGLKTGILLEGTKGSYTINNVVFTNNLTGIHINRTDASNVSLGIRCNDFVSTTSLARTGIRLQGNMAVNFDGFNSILGGCDATGNTPNGNEVRNLRSHSNLVLPTNFTFINSSLASNIEYRRYKNENVKDVSNSLSISFLSCEIDGINETCRTAAGILNRQAAPSVQATLGNNAPNPATHETQIGYTLPEEAVGKAQIVVYAPVSGKAVFTQTLQETEGNVTVNLSRLASGIYPYVLLLDGKVVQSRKLAVIK; encoded by the coding sequence ATGCGCAAACTGTGCTTGCTACTACTCTTCGGCCTCGTGGCCATCATTTCTCGTGCCCAAACACCCCAAAATGCAACAGTGCTTGGCTTTGACAGGCTAATTTACACGGACAGTTTACCACACAGCTCCACGCGCACTTATTACGTGGCCGCCGACATTACTTTGAGTGGAAATATTCGTTTACAAAATGTGCGTTTTTTGCTCAAAAGCAACTTTCGACGCAATCAAATAGCTGATTTACAGTATAATAAAAATATACACAAGGCTGGTGGCACGGCCTATGGCACGAACATACAACTTTGCGGAGCAAATGTAATACTGCAAAATTGTATGCTTACTGCCGCCGATTCGGGGATGTGGGGCGGCTTGTATGTGGCCGATAGCAGCAGTGTTTTGCAGCTAAACGGCTGCCGCATTTCCGACAGTTACCACGGAATTGTACAACTTACTGAAAGCTGCTTGAAAGTCGAAAACTCAACTTTCCGAAACAATTATGTGAGTTTGCAACTCGCTGGCCGCCACGACACACTCCGCCACAACAACTTTAGTAGCCGCCCTTCGGCCATGAAAATGCCTTTGGATTCGGTGAGCCTTGACGAGCATTTTATTAGTCAAATGCACCTGAAAAACACCGACGGTCAAGAATTGTATTTATTATCTAAACAATTTGAAAATAATTTGTTTGATAAGGCCGTAGTCAGTATGTTTGTAACAGAAAAACACAAAATAAACATCAAACATTGCGTTTTTGGTAACTGCGAAGTGTCTAGTATTTATGTCAGAAACGGCGAATTAAATGTTATTCAAAGTGATTTTAACCTAAAAGAAATGAAAAACAGTAGCTTTGGCAGTCGGCAACTGCCTTTTAAAATCCCCGCCGCAGGGCAATGTTTTGGGATGATTTCCGAACACGGGCAAAGTGATTTGAGTGGTGTAAATATGACCGAAACAGACAGCCAACATATTGGTTATTATGGTTTTAATGGCGATATAAATGCCGTTGAGTCTGAATTTGTTGGGCTAAAAACAGGCATCCTTTTAGAAGGTACAAAAGGTTCTTATACCATTAACAATGTGGTCTTTACCAACAACCTCACAGGTATTCATATCAACCGCACAGATGCCAGCAATGTGAGTTTGGGTATTCGCTGCAACGACTTTGTAAGTACGACCAGCCTTGCCCGCACAGGTATCCGTTTGCAAGGGAATATGGCTGTAAATTTTGATGGCTTTAATTCCATCTTAGGCGGTTGCGATGCTACGGGCAACACCCCTAACGGCAATGAGGTGCGTAACCTGAGGTCTCATAGTAATCTTGTTTTGCCCACGAACTTTACCTTTATCAATAGCTCTTTAGCTTCGAATATTGAGTACAGAAGATATAAAAATGAGAATGTAAAGGATGTAAGCAATAGCTTGTCTATTTCTTTTCTATCGTGTGAAATAGATGGCATTAATGAAACCTGTCGCACAGCAGCTGGTATTCTAAATCGCCAAGCGGCACCATCAGTACAGGCTACTTTGGGGAACAATGCCCCTAACCCTGCTACCCACGAAACGCAAATAGGCTACACACTACCCGAAGAGGCAGTAGGCAAAGCCCAAATCGTAGTCTATGCACCCGTTTCGGGCAAGGCGGTCTTTACCCAAACTTTGCAAGAAACCGAAGGCAACGTAACCGTAAACCTAAGCCGTTTGGCCTCAGGTATTTATCCGTATGTGCTATTGCTGGACGGCAAAGTAGTCCAAAGCCGTAAATTAGCGGTGATTAAATAA
- a CDS encoding T9SS type A sorting domain-containing protein, which translates to MKKLILLFLLLCGYVFSYGQGTLVWENTYPLPSSQVIRTATLSPNKRFWVGVSDYAYCLNPTTNTYTRTTEILAFKDSNGDTLWHQNFVNYYQESEGWGIAPAPNGNFWAIVVFEHGASSANNRGLGVFLVDSLGQILEHREFMKGCNYLFGSAVHPMSDGGFVLVGHVQLVLSNCQDVDMMAMRIDGSGNLVWQQIYTMPTNQTLISSGLYPNNRVCISYWDGYYENTRMMFIDVPSGVIMQQKAPVLLADLKAVRTWPLRDGGFIFHGGIDTSSTSSHYLPYIARTDANFNILWSRLDSNAVVGSDYLRAIEARDTSVIMMGSTREPTNIAVTYPFMAKVNLITGQELWRKYLSDSALSATYKLAYKINDLIVTENNDLMVVGAAPRLPYVFAQPGDYYMAKYTGVADFLQPSDYCSDSLQANFTGSWVGDTLQLYNTSNSGMAMQDSVDCQWLIGGSTVSIDTAINMQISPSAHPNGLRVTLVITNFWGCKDTLTAIVTPQGIVGNKPVQKGVFVGEVYPNPASNSVSVNYGLPSACKSAVVRMSEVGTGKVLIEQEMSLTGNMLRLNTAPLAAGMYVLQVYADGAPLGVRKVSVVK; encoded by the coding sequence ATGAAAAAACTAATCCTTCTTTTCTTACTGCTCTGTGGCTATGTATTTAGCTATGGGCAAGGCACATTGGTCTGGGAAAATACCTACCCTTTGCCAAGCTCTCAAGTTATTCGTACGGCCACATTAAGCCCGAACAAACGTTTTTGGGTAGGCGTTTCAGACTATGCCTATTGTCTTAACCCAACTACCAATACCTATACTCGTACTACAGAAATATTAGCCTTTAAAGACAGTAACGGGGATACGCTTTGGCACCAAAATTTTGTAAATTATTATCAGGAATCAGAAGGTTGGGGCATAGCTCCAGCCCCTAATGGTAATTTTTGGGCAATCGTTGTTTTTGAACATGGAGCATCATCGGCGAATAATCGGGGTTTGGGTGTATTTTTAGTAGATAGCTTGGGTCAAATCTTGGAGCACCGCGAATTTATGAAGGGCTGTAACTATTTGTTTGGCAGTGCCGTACATCCTATGTCAGATGGAGGGTTTGTGCTGGTAGGCCATGTTCAGTTAGTGCTTAGTAATTGCCAAGACGTTGATATGATGGCCATGCGCATAGATGGTTCGGGCAATTTGGTATGGCAGCAAATCTACACAATGCCGACGAATCAGACCTTAATCTCGTCTGGCCTGTACCCCAACAACCGTGTGTGTATCAGTTACTGGGACGGTTATTACGAAAATACTCGTATGATGTTTATAGATGTCCCCAGTGGGGTAATTATGCAGCAAAAAGCACCCGTGCTCCTTGCTGATTTAAAGGCTGTTCGTACATGGCCATTGCGTGATGGCGGTTTTATTTTTCATGGAGGGATAGATACCTCCAGTACAAGTAGCCATTATTTGCCGTATATAGCGCGCACGGATGCAAATTTTAATATACTATGGTCTCGCTTGGATAGTAATGCGGTGGTAGGCTCTGACTATTTACGTGCCATTGAAGCGCGGGATACGTCTGTGATTATGATGGGCAGTACCCGAGAACCTACGAATATAGCTGTAACTTATCCTTTTATGGCGAAAGTAAATTTGATTACAGGCCAAGAACTTTGGCGTAAATATTTATCTGATTCTGCTTTAAGTGCCACCTATAAATTAGCTTACAAAATAAACGATTTGATAGTAACCGAGAATAATGATTTGATGGTAGTAGGAGCTGCGCCACGTTTACCTTATGTATTTGCTCAGCCAGGCGACTATTACATGGCCAAATACACAGGTGTAGCGGATTTCTTGCAGCCTTCCGATTATTGTTCGGATAGTTTGCAAGCCAACTTTACAGGTTCTTGGGTGGGGGATACTTTGCAGCTCTATAACACTTCCAATTCGGGCATGGCCATGCAGGATAGCGTAGATTGCCAATGGCTGATTGGCGGCAGTACGGTAAGTATCGACACGGCCATCAATATGCAGATTAGCCCTTCGGCGCACCCTAACGGCCTTCGTGTTACGCTGGTGATTACGAACTTTTGGGGCTGCAAGGATACGCTCACAGCGATTGTTACGCCGCAAGGCATCGTAGGCAACAAGCCTGTACAGAAAGGCGTGTTTGTGGGAGAGGTTTACCCGAACCCAGCGAGCAATAGCGTAAGTGTAAACTACGGTTTGCCTTCAGCTTGTAAGTCGGCGGTGGTACGCATGAGCGAAGTCGGGACAGGCAAAGTATTGATAGAACAAGAAATGTCCCTCACAGGCAATATGTTGCGCCTGAACACTGCGCCATTGGCGGCAGGAATGTATGTGTTGCAAGTGTATGCTGACGGTGCGCCGCTTGGCGTGCGGAAAGTGTCGGTAGTGAAGTAG
- a CDS encoding SiaB family protein kinase: MLDVHKHYDLLSDNNVMLSYRGRINGDLITSLLQFAEAKFSELQTAPTIRKKVLNILIESLQNIFHHGRNPMGDTNCPDDSSLLMITHEPDGYLIITGNHLTANKAQALKLRLDRINAMSKEELSENYRHILTHKEKTPETAGAGIGMIDIARRSGRKIEYSLRPVADDYYFFCMQIKIAE; this comes from the coding sequence ATGTTAGATGTTCACAAACATTATGATTTATTGAGCGATAATAATGTGATGCTATCGTATCGTGGTCGAATAAACGGCGACCTCATCACTTCGCTTTTGCAATTCGCTGAGGCCAAATTTAGCGAACTGCAAACGGCACCGACTATCCGAAAGAAAGTCTTGAATATCCTCATTGAATCGTTACAAAATATATTTCATCATGGCCGCAATCCTATGGGGGACACCAACTGCCCCGACGATTCGTCTTTGCTGATGATAACGCATGAGCCAGACGGTTACCTGATCATTACAGGCAACCATCTGACGGCAAATAAAGCACAAGCCCTCAAACTTCGTTTGGATAGAATCAATGCCATGAGCAAAGAAGAACTCAGCGAAAATTATAGACATATACTCACGCACAAGGAAAAAACGCCTGAAACGGCAGGGGCAGGCATTGGTATGATTGACATTGCGCGACGGTCGGGCAGAAAAATAGAATATAGTCTGCGCCCCGTAGCTGATGACTATTATTTCTTTTGCATGCAGATAAAAATAGCCGAATAA
- a CDS encoding DUF4961 domain-containing protein, which translates to MKIINKLKCLGLALAGLMAAPASAQVITWSPLFPTINDSLTVTFDATKGNQGLVNTSPVYVHTGVVTGGPNATGWSLVQGTWGVAADSVLMTPIGNNKHRIKFHIKNYYGITNQTVYRLAFVFRNASGSATGKTDQNGDIFMPIYQAGQFGAALSMPLNNGGSMLVNSGDVVSVKGVASKKAGTTLSLLVNGAQVAQTVDSVINYSLPTATGSAVKKVKLIGTNGTTSVADSFTCVVHKPATIAALPAGAKPNGVTYLSNNSAILSLYAPLKSFVYVLGEFNNWQIDTAYYMNVTPDGKRYWLQINNLNAGQEYAYQYLIDNQLKVADAYSEKILDPYNDQYITSTTYPALKAYPVGKTTGVVSILQTAQTPYTWTSNNFTRPAKTDIVAYELHIRDFVASRRYKTVMDSLPYLQKLGINTIELMPVMEFEGNDSWGYNPMFHMAPDKAYGTKKDLQMLIDECHKRGIAVVLDMVLNHAFGMSPMVQMYWDASQNKPATNSPWFNPDAKHPLNVGYDFNHESTDTKKYVADVLKYWLSEYKVDGFRFDLSKGFTQNYTSDMGAWGNYDQSRINILKAIYDTIQIASPNAYVIMEHFANNSEETVLANYGMMLWGNANYNFNESTMGWLANSGFDWLSYKSRGWQQPNVFGYMESHDEERLMYKNILYGNSTNANHDVKTLNVALSRQELAAVFFLSVPGPKMIWQFGELGYDQSINRCGNGTISENCRTDAKPILWSYLQNANRKKLYDVYGYVNRLRVQEPAFETSNYTLNVGNNVAVKQITLQGTNGNNVLVIGNFDVTAKQVSPSFPVTGKWYDFFSGDSITVNSGYSATYQPAEYHIYSTKKMQKTAAITGIADEVAQSAKGVVVYPNPAEGQVNIAYALNSRQAVRAEIYNALGQKVTTLFDGVQSEGLQTLIWNEAAAMPTGTYFCRLTVAGRTVTQRLVLNQ; encoded by the coding sequence ATGAAAATTATTAACAAGCTTAAATGCTTAGGCCTTGCACTCGCTGGGCTGATGGCTGCGCCCGCTTCGGCGCAAGTGATTACGTGGTCGCCACTTTTCCCGACTATCAACGATTCGCTCACCGTAACTTTTGACGCAACCAAAGGCAATCAGGGACTTGTAAACACTTCGCCTGTGTATGTGCATACGGGTGTAGTAACTGGCGGCCCCAACGCGACGGGTTGGTCTTTGGTACAAGGTACGTGGGGTGTAGCGGCTGATAGCGTCCTGATGACACCCATCGGAAACAACAAGCATCGCATCAAATTCCACATCAAAAATTATTATGGTATTACCAACCAAACTGTTTACCGCTTAGCTTTTGTATTTCGCAATGCCAGTGGTTCGGCTACGGGCAAAACTGACCAAAACGGCGATATTTTTATGCCGATTTATCAGGCTGGCCAGTTTGGGGCGGCTTTGTCCATGCCTCTCAACAATGGCGGCTCAATGCTTGTAAACAGTGGCGATGTGGTGTCTGTAAAAGGCGTTGCTTCTAAAAAGGCAGGCACAACACTTTCGTTACTTGTAAACGGTGCACAAGTGGCGCAAACGGTTGATTCTGTAATAAATTATTCGTTGCCAACGGCGACAGGCTCGGCAGTAAAAAAGGTAAAACTCATCGGAACAAATGGCACAACCAGCGTAGCCGATTCGTTTACGTGTGTGGTACACAAACCCGCAACGATAGCCGCTTTGCCAGCAGGTGCAAAGCCCAACGGTGTAACGTATTTGAGCAATAACTCCGCGATTCTGAGCCTTTATGCTCCGCTCAAAAGTTTTGTGTATGTGTTGGGCGAATTTAATAACTGGCAAATAGATACGGCCTATTACATGAACGTAACGCCCGACGGAAAACGCTATTGGTTACAAATCAACAACTTAAATGCGGGACAAGAATACGCCTACCAATATTTGATAGACAATCAGCTCAAAGTGGCCGACGCGTACAGCGAGAAAATTCTTGATCCGTACAACGACCAATACATTACTTCCACGACTTATCCAGCCCTCAAAGCCTACCCCGTGGGCAAGACGACAGGCGTAGTTAGTATTTTACAAACTGCCCAAACGCCTTACACTTGGACAAGCAACAATTTTACGCGCCCTGCCAAAACGGATATTGTGGCGTATGAGCTGCATATCCGCGACTTTGTGGCCAGCCGCCGTTACAAAACCGTGATGGATTCGCTGCCGTATTTGCAAAAATTGGGCATCAATACCATTGAGCTAATGCCCGTGATGGAGTTTGAAGGCAACGATAGTTGGGGTTATAACCCAATGTTCCACATGGCTCCCGACAAAGCCTATGGCACCAAAAAAGATTTGCAAATGCTCATAGACGAATGCCATAAACGTGGTATTGCGGTGGTGTTGGACATGGTGCTGAATCATGCTTTCGGGATGAGCCCAATGGTGCAAATGTACTGGGATGCCAGCCAAAACAAACCCGCAACCAACAGCCCTTGGTTTAACCCTGATGCCAAACACCCTTTGAATGTGGGTTACGATTTTAACCACGAAAGTACCGATACTAAAAAATATGTGGCTGATGTGTTAAAATATTGGTTGTCAGAGTACAAAGTAGATGGTTTCCGTTTCGATTTGTCGAAAGGTTTTACGCAAAACTATACGTCTGATATGGGGGCATGGGGCAATTATGACCAATCCCGTATCAACATCCTGAAAGCTATTTATGATACAATTCAAATTGCCTCCCCGAATGCTTACGTGATTATGGAGCATTTTGCTAACAATAGCGAAGAAACCGTTTTGGCGAATTATGGCATGATGCTTTGGGGCAATGCTAACTACAATTTCAATGAATCTACGATGGGTTGGTTGGCCAATTCGGGATTTGATTGGCTTTCGTACAAATCGCGCGGTTGGCAGCAACCAAATGTTTTTGGCTACATGGAAAGCCACGACGAAGAGCGTTTGATGTACAAAAATATCTTGTACGGTAATTCTACTAACGCAAACCATGACGTAAAAACGCTTAATGTGGCACTTTCGCGTCAGGAATTGGCTGCCGTATTTTTCCTTTCTGTTCCCGGCCCAAAAATGATTTGGCAATTTGGGGAATTGGGTTACGACCAATCAATTAACCGTTGCGGTAATGGTACGATTTCGGAAAACTGCCGCACAGATGCCAAGCCGATTTTGTGGAGTTATTTGCAAAATGCTAACCGCAAAAAACTCTACGATGTGTATGGTTATGTGAACCGATTGCGTGTGCAAGAGCCTGCTTTTGAGACTTCTAACTATACGCTTAATGTTGGTAACAACGTAGCCGTAAAACAAATTACTTTGCAAGGCACTAACGGAAATAATGTGTTGGTAATCGGTAATTTTGATGTGACGGCCAAGCAAGTATCGCCAAGCTTCCCAGTTACGGGCAAATGGTACGACTTCTTTTCGGGCGATAGCATCACGGTAAATTCGGGCTATTCGGCTACTTACCAACCTGCCGAATACCATATTTATTCTACCAAAAAAATGCAAAAAACCGCGGCAATTACGGGCATTGCCGATGAGGTAGCACAGTCGGCTAAAGGCGTAGTCGTGTATCCGAATCCCGCCGAAGGGCAAGTGAACATTGCTTACGCGCTCAATAGCCGCCAAGCTGTTCGCGCCGAGATTTACAATGCTTTGGGACAAAAAGTAACGACTTTGTTTGATGGCGTGCAGTCGGAAGGTTTGCAAACTTTGATTTGGAATGAAGCCGCTGCCATGCCGACGGGTACATACTTCTGCCGCCTCACTGTGGCAGGCCGCACAGTAACCCAACGCTTGGTTTTGAACCAATAA
- a CDS encoding phytase: MKITKKTGIALLAWAMAACGSMDNQTQQATQTPKKDSVTSNAAVAPVFSSQTVKHDSDDPAIWINPNNPAESLVLGTDKDEDGALYVFDLQGKIIENKVVRGLKRPNNVDIEYGLMLNGKPTDIAVVTERITHKIRVYSLPDMRAVDNGGLDMFVGEQGAEFRDLMGITLYKRPKDKAIFAIVGRKTGPADGYLWQYLLQDDGKGAVKATLVRKFGKYSQKKEIEAIAADDALGYIYYSDETFGVRKYYADPDKGNQELAVFATSGVKNDHEGISIYALNDSTGYILLSDQQANQFHVFPREGSKTNPHQHDLLKIVKVSTSESDGSDVCSTPLNSVFKHGLFVAMSDNKTFQFYRWEDIAGKELKAAQ; this comes from the coding sequence ATGAAAATAACCAAAAAGACGGGAATCGCTTTATTGGCTTGGGCAATGGCCGCTTGCGGAAGCATGGACAACCAAACCCAACAAGCTACCCAAACACCCAAAAAAGATTCAGTAACCTCTAATGCAGCGGTTGCCCCTGTGTTTTCTTCCCAAACTGTAAAACACGATTCCGACGATCCTGCCATCTGGATTAACCCCAACAACCCTGCCGAAAGTCTTGTGTTGGGAACTGACAAAGACGAAGACGGCGCGTTGTATGTGTTTGATTTGCAAGGAAAAATAATTGAAAACAAAGTCGTGCGCGGCCTCAAACGCCCCAATAACGTGGACATTGAATATGGCCTCATGCTCAATGGCAAACCAACCGATATTGCAGTCGTAACCGAACGCATCACACACAAAATTCGCGTGTATAGCCTGCCCGATATGCGTGCTGTGGATAATGGCGGTCTGGATATGTTTGTCGGAGAGCAAGGCGCGGAATTCCGCGACCTCATGGGCATTACGTTGTACAAACGCCCTAAAGACAAGGCTATTTTTGCGATTGTTGGCCGAAAAACGGGCCCTGCCGACGGCTATTTGTGGCAATATTTGTTGCAAGACGACGGCAAAGGCGCAGTCAAAGCAACACTTGTTCGTAAGTTTGGTAAGTATAGCCAAAAGAAAGAAATTGAGGCTATCGCCGCCGACGATGCACTGGGTTACATCTATTATTCCGACGAAACTTTTGGCGTGCGCAAATACTACGCCGACCCCGACAAAGGCAATCAGGAATTGGCCGTATTTGCTACTTCTGGCGTTAAAAATGACCATGAAGGCATTTCAATTTATGCCCTCAACGATTCTACGGGCTATATTTTGTTGTCAGACCAACAGGCAAACCAGTTTCATGTTTTCCCCAGAGAGGGCAGCAAAACTAATCCGCATCAACATGATTTACTTAAAATCGTGAAAGTTTCTACCTCCGAAAGCGACGGTTCGGACGTGTGCAGCACGCCGCTCAATAGCGTTTTCAAACATGGGTTATTCGTGGCCATGTCCGACAACAAAACCTTTCAGTTTTACCGTTGGGAGGACATCGCGGGGAAAGAATTGAAAGCCGCGCAATAA
- the folK gene encoding 2-amino-4-hydroxy-6-hydroxymethyldihydropteridine diphosphokinase, with protein sequence MTQQTTDYHWLIGGNLSDRLDYLARARALMAEQIGQILQTSGIYQTQAWGYTDQPDFLNQAIITRSALPPQQAMQAALHIEQQLGRERHQRWHERTIDIDLIYAQDFCLETPNLTLPHPRAHERRFVLVPLAEISPDFIHPIWHKSQAELLQLCADTSAVETFKLLI encoded by the coding sequence ATGACACAACAAACAACTGATTATCATTGGCTTATTGGCGGAAACTTGAGCGACAGGCTCGACTATTTGGCGCGTGCACGTGCGCTGATGGCCGAGCAAATCGGGCAAATTCTCCAGACTTCGGGCATTTACCAAACACAGGCTTGGGGCTACACCGACCAACCCGACTTTCTGAACCAAGCCATTATCACGCGGTCGGCTTTGCCGCCACAGCAAGCCATGCAAGCGGCCTTGCACATTGAGCAGCAACTTGGCCGCGAGCGTCATCAGCGTTGGCACGAACGCACCATCGACATCGACTTGATTTATGCCCAAGATTTTTGTTTGGAAACCCCAAACCTCACCTTGCCGCACCCACGCGCCCACGAACGCCGCTTTGTGTTAGTGCCTTTGGCCGAAATTAGTCCCGATTTTATACACCCGATTTGGCACAAATCCCAAGCCGAACTGTTGCAACTGTGCGCCGACACGTCTGCCGTAGAAACATTTAAATTGTTGATTTAA